A window from Candidatus Poribacteria bacterium encodes these proteins:
- a CDS encoding leucine-rich repeat domain-containing protein, with amino-acid sequence MQVKRLFVIITVLFSLLFPNFVQAQRSKVVSIRDANLASAIREEIGDSITTHTLLNLTRLEVPNRGITDLTGLQHAHKLRELDLGGEHIEGKGFVNSNKVSNFSPLTGLTNLKTLNLTYCSLSDVSFLTKLTQLRTLWLSNNPISDLSPLAGLTQLRSLYLFSTSVSEVSLISGLTQLTGLGISGDSLSDVSPLAKLTQLRTLLLSNNPISDLSPLAKLTQLTRLALGNNAILDISPLSNLTQLTRLYLWGNSISDISPLSGLRQLTALGLSDNDILDVSPLVGLDLKGTQWNSTGLYIESNPLSYASINTHIPAMQAKGIKVRYDLDLAKITGPWLWMIAPTQPWQGGARSINVDSLAAASSGAVTESGVAANGAKNGDTVGNYIWSLGRIAGFGGNNINDLLNSIGMAKGDINDHSSYALITLESATVQSGVTMKVGSDDAIKVWLNGEVVHNRPVDRGANDFQDNFTVDLEKGDNLLLVKVSERDGSWSMFVGIEADVNAVYKRPPDDVVSADVNGDGVVNIQDLVLVSSNFGQTGQNSADVNGDGVVNISDLVLVAGAFGEGAAAAPTLHPSDLEGLTAAEVQDLLTQARQMALTDPAYLRGIAVLEQLLTLLLPKETALLANYPNPFNPETWIPYQLEKPAEVTLRIYSVTGALVRTLALGHQPAGMYHNRSRAAYWDGRNSVGEHVASGVYFYTLTAGDFTATQKLLIRK; translated from the coding sequence ATGCAAGTCAAGCGTCTATTTGTTATAATCACGGTTCTGTTCAGTCTTTTGTTCCCAAACTTCGTGCAAGCACAACGCTCCAAAGTTGTGTCAATCCGAGATGCGAATTTAGCGTCGGCAATCCGGGAAGAGATTGGCGATTCAATCACGACGCATACGCTGCTGAATCTGACGCGTCTTGAGGTCCCTAATCGCGGGATAACGGATCTCACCGGGCTTCAACACGCACACAAACTCAGAGAACTGGACCTTGGGGGTGAGCATATCGAAGGAAAGGGATTCGTCAACAGTAATAAAGTATCGAATTTCTCGCCACTCACAGGACTAACAAACTTGAAGACACTAAACCTCACTTATTGTTCCCTCTCTGATGTGTCGTTCCTCACGAAGTTGACGCAGCTGAGGACGCTGTGGCTTTCTAATAATCCTATCTCTGATCTCTCTCCGCTCGCAGGATTGACCCAGTTGAGAAGTCTTTATCTATTCAGTACTTCTGTCTCAGAGGTGTCCCTTATATCTGGCTTAACACAGTTGACAGGTTTAGGTATTTCCGGAGATTCCCTCTCGGATGTGTCTCCGCTCGCGAAACTAACGCAGCTGAGGACGCTGTTGCTTTCTAATAATCCTATCTCTGATCTCTCTCCGCTCGCGAAACTAACGCAGCTGACGCGTCTGGCTCTTGGGAACAACGCCATCTTAGATATATCTCCACTATCAAATCTGACCCAACTGACTAGGTTGTATCTTTGGGGCAACTCCATCTCGGATATATCTCCGTTGTCAGGTCTAAGACAACTCACGGCGTTGGGTTTATCCGACAATGACATCCTGGATGTGTCGCCTCTGGTGGGATTAGACCTGAAAGGGACACAGTGGAACAGCACAGGCCTGTATATAGAAAGCAATCCACTGAGTTACGCTTCTATCAATACACATATTCCGGCTATGCAGGCGAAAGGGATTAAAGTCAGATATGATCTGGATCTCGCCAAAATTACGGGTCCCTGGCTCTGGATGATTGCGCCAACCCAACCCTGGCAAGGTGGAGCACGCTCCATCAATGTAGATTCACTTGCTGCTGCCAGCTCGGGTGCTGTGACGGAGTCAGGAGTCGCGGCAAACGGTGCGAAAAATGGAGATACAGTTGGTAATTATATATGGTCGCTGGGGAGAATCGCTGGCTTCGGTGGAAATAACATCAATGACCTCCTTAATAGCATTGGGATGGCAAAAGGTGATATAAACGATCACTCCTCTTACGCGCTTATCACGCTTGAATCCGCCACGGTTCAGTCGGGTGTGACGATGAAAGTCGGAAGTGATGACGCTATTAAGGTCTGGCTCAATGGGGAAGTGGTGCATAACCGCCCTGTCGATCGGGGTGCGAATGATTTCCAGGACAATTTCACAGTTGATTTGGAAAAAGGTGATAACCTTTTACTGGTGAAAGTCAGTGAGCGGGATGGCAGTTGGAGCATGTTCGTCGGTATCGAAGCAGATGTTAACGCGGTTTATAAACGCCCACCGGATGACGTAGTATCTGCGGATGTCAACGGTGATGGTGTAGTGAATATCCAAGACCTCGTGTTGGTCTCTTCCAATTTCGGGCAGACGGGACAAAACAGTGCGGATGTCAATGGCGATGGTGTCGTCAATATTTCGGATCTCGTCTTAGTGGCGGGTGCCTTTGGGGAAGGTGCGGCTGCTGCACCGACCTTACATCCATCGGATCTTGAAGGACTTACCGCTGCAGAGGTCCAAGACCTACTCACGCAGGCGCGCCAAATGGCACTTACAGATCCCGCTTATTTGCGCGGCATTGCAGTGCTGGAGCAACTCCTAACGCTCTTGCTGCCTAAGGAGACGGCACTGTTGGCAAACTACCCGAACCCATTCAATCCAGAGACATGGATACCCTATCAGTTGGAGAAGCCTGCAGAAGTGACACTGCGTATCTATTCTGTGACAGGTGCTTTGGTGCGAACGTTAGCATTGGGACATCAACCTGCTGGAATGTATCATAACAGAAGCCGTGCGGCGTATTGGGATGGTCGGAATTCTGTTGGCGAACATGTCGCGAGTGGTGTCTATTTCTATACTTTAACAGCAGGCGATTTTACGGCAACACAGAAACTCCTAATACGGAAATAA
- a CDS encoding ABC transporter permease produces MFEEILSATIRGATPLLLAALGEVISQRAGVLNIGIEGMMLIGAFFGMVGSFYTAELVMIAPWFGLLMAGLSGLIAAALFALCAIRLRGDQVIIGTAMTLLALGLTEVIYQRLFGITGIAQGVPAFQQIDIPLFSEIPFIGRALFSHNILVYITFLLVPCVYFFLYHTQQGLRVRACGEHPRAIAAAGANVLRLRTICLLFAGAMAGIAGGYLSLADVPYFTPGMTVGRGFIALAIVIFGKWHPMKACGAALLFGLGLALDARFQALGWEVPYQVFLMLPYVLCLAVLAGFVGRAEAPLALGKPYE; encoded by the coding sequence ATGTTTGAAGAGATTCTTTCAGCAACAATTCGCGGGGCAACCCCACTCCTACTTGCGGCATTAGGCGAAGTCATCTCCCAGCGTGCTGGCGTGCTTAATATCGGTATTGAGGGAATGATGCTTATCGGTGCGTTTTTCGGGATGGTCGGTTCCTTCTACACAGCAGAATTGGTGATGATCGCACCGTGGTTCGGACTTCTAATGGCAGGTCTCAGTGGACTTATCGCCGCGGCGTTATTTGCCCTGTGTGCGATAAGACTGCGGGGTGACCAAGTTATCATCGGCACGGCAATGACGCTCTTGGCATTGGGTTTGACAGAGGTCATCTATCAACGACTCTTTGGCATAACGGGGATTGCACAGGGCGTGCCAGCGTTTCAGCAGATTGACATTCCGCTATTCTCCGAAATCCCTTTCATCGGACGTGCCCTGTTTTCACACAATATCCTCGTTTACATCACATTCCTGCTGGTGCCGTGCGTCTATTTCTTCCTCTACCATACGCAACAAGGACTCCGTGTCCGTGCCTGTGGCGAGCATCCGAGAGCGATTGCCGCTGCGGGTGCGAACGTTCTGCGTTTGCGAACGATCTGTCTGCTCTTCGCCGGAGCGATGGCAGGGATAGCTGGCGGTTATCTGTCCCTCGCCGATGTTCCCTATTTTACACCCGGCATGACGGTCGGACGCGGATTCATTGCTTTAGCGATAGTTATCTTTGGGAAATGGCATCCTATGAAAGCGTGCGGTGCTGCGCTACTTTTTGGACTCGGTTTAGCACTCGATGCGCGATTCCAAGCATTGGGTTGGGAGGTTCCTTATCAGGTGTTTTTAATGTTGCCTTATGTGCTCTGTTTGGCGGTGTTGGCAGGATTCGTGGGACGCGCCGAAGCACCTCTTGCATTGGGAAAACCGTATGAATAG
- a CDS encoding BamA/TamA family outer membrane protein — MKRTKKGNTGLTLNSKDGSNWQSAISRQPSVKRAISHQPSATSEDASVSGAFLSLLIVDGFRLLTPISLIAILLSCCFFLQSVDAQESAETARDTKKGTRSLVDGPPLNGDSVEPDPSLTDNRKLITDNSKKKRIAKIEYYIGTTPAEETTEHPNILRNQTVVYAGDLLQSGYAIRQSIKALYATQQYSQIQVYSQDTPEGIVLTYELIPFARIQQIVLSGIPENEVKTAIQNAMRSTQGGKYVPTIVNADTHRIKSVCEAYGYFDAKVTVSDTLTEAGTLTYQIAVGDASRIKILQIQDNVAISTNSLRAVCNFSRLAPIYNKSGVEADMASILALYRKSNYPTATIVPDFDHETGVLQFRVDEGREVRLNFVMDVGELPLSLQDTFREGIVSLINTVSPSIWERRIKSYFKTEGYHDTTVAVEILDASSIRLTINPGRRYVVKDVTFSGNRAFSDAKLKREMTMKPIGGLLRNLQADIARWLFQHEQRPFFYEAELDTDIHRLDILYGKAGYPKAVITTTLDKQNPNNRRIGEVVIHVAITEEHKEMIHRCDISRNNALDTATLLARLERELPLPQPNASLARKAYSDAILKAYYELGYIDAVVSNAYVSETEDPVFRVLGDFSEPLEKGRLPPEIRSEFERHNLTLTGAYVAAHIGNRWSLQDIEGNPRYTLVQKIPNAPLARFETSPAESGQSVPYLEVYEHGVLYLTVDTEGEQVVFGKFYFLGDTDVVEQRVFEREIAHLEGTLWTSEKLSNVLQNLYNLGLFRSVQYERFSQRTRSIRTPQSSGVTNSPNLRLRKINDVLITVEKQKPRTYSVSSGYSFAEGVRGTVVLTDSNFLFKRNIRGRVRSRLGWRDELGYLFDATLTEPWLIGRTRGSLQVLAKKLEVDDNVRALQGSFILSRDLSESHHLDLRYSYRDLNQPVLPIQNAPVGASSSSRIPLPDGQNPFSTTVSSVRLSWTYDSRVRYLNPTGGMLNDLTLEYAGGNLLRGETSFIKTTTDTRYYQELIGGLVLATAVRFGVTTGLRSNRRAELISFERFWAGGGTTVRGYAERSLGPEDSTGIHRGDVQFIFNAELRFPIYWIVRGAFFFDTGNVWGSLEDVDTTQPLPSSVGAGLYLDLGALTAGIDYAIPLVSAQGALDPYRAFHVRIGSTF, encoded by the coding sequence TTGAAACGAACGAAAAAAGGGAACACGGGATTGACCTTGAATTCAAAGGACGGTTCTAATTGGCAGTCAGCCATCAGCCGTCAGCCATCAGTGAAGAGAGCCATCAGCCATCAGCCATCGGCAACCAGTGAAGACGCAAGCGTTTCAGGGGCGTTTCTTTCTTTACTGATCGTTGACGGTTTCCGACTGCTGACCCCTATTTCGCTGATTGCTATCTTATTGTCTTGCTGCTTTTTTCTCCAATCTGTAGACGCGCAGGAATCCGCCGAAACCGCGCGCGATACAAAGAAGGGGACTCGGTCATTGGTTGACGGTCCCCCCTTAAACGGTGATTCTGTTGAACCAGATCCCTCTTTAACTGATAACCGAAAACTCATAACTGATAACTCTAAAAAGAAACGGATTGCGAAGATAGAGTACTACATTGGCACAACCCCTGCAGAAGAAACCACAGAACACCCCAATATACTGAGAAACCAGACAGTCGTATATGCTGGCGACTTACTACAGTCTGGATATGCCATTCGACAGAGCATTAAAGCACTCTACGCCACACAGCAGTATTCCCAAATTCAGGTATACTCGCAGGATACGCCCGAGGGTATTGTTTTAACCTACGAACTGATCCCTTTCGCCCGCATTCAGCAAATTGTGCTCTCCGGTATCCCCGAAAACGAAGTCAAGACTGCCATTCAGAATGCGATGCGATCAACGCAGGGAGGAAAGTATGTCCCTACAATCGTTAACGCCGACACGCATCGTATCAAAAGCGTATGTGAAGCGTATGGATATTTTGACGCTAAAGTCACAGTCTCCGATACGCTCACCGAAGCAGGCACATTAACCTACCAAATAGCCGTAGGAGATGCTTCACGGATCAAAATATTGCAAATTCAGGATAATGTTGCCATCTCAACGAACAGCCTTAGAGCAGTGTGTAACTTTAGCCGACTCGCCCCCATTTACAACAAATCCGGTGTTGAGGCTGATATGGCATCCATATTAGCACTTTACAGAAAAAGCAACTATCCCACCGCTACTATCGTCCCAGACTTTGACCATGAAACGGGTGTGCTACAATTTCGGGTTGATGAAGGTAGAGAGGTCCGGTTAAACTTCGTTATGGATGTCGGGGAACTCCCGCTATCGCTCCAAGACACCTTCAGAGAAGGTATAGTTTCTTTAATAAACACTGTCTCCCCTTCTATATGGGAACGCCGGATAAAATCCTATTTCAAAACCGAAGGCTACCACGATACCACAGTAGCGGTGGAGATACTCGATGCATCCAGTATTCGGCTTACGATTAATCCAGGGAGGCGTTACGTCGTTAAGGATGTCACTTTCTCCGGGAATAGGGCGTTTTCGGATGCAAAACTCAAGCGTGAGATGACAATGAAACCGATAGGCGGATTGCTCCGAAACTTACAAGCAGACATCGCAAGATGGTTATTTCAGCACGAACAGAGACCCTTTTTTTATGAAGCAGAACTCGATACAGATATACATCGACTCGACATTTTATATGGGAAAGCAGGTTATCCGAAGGCAGTCATCACGACAACGCTCGATAAACAAAACCCAAACAACCGGCGTATCGGCGAAGTTGTGATACATGTCGCAATCACTGAAGAACACAAAGAGATGATTCACCGATGCGACATCAGCAGGAATAACGCATTAGATACCGCTACGCTGCTGGCACGTTTGGAACGTGAACTTCCGCTTCCGCAGCCGAATGCCTCACTTGCGCGGAAAGCTTACAGCGACGCAATCTTAAAAGCCTATTACGAACTCGGATACATTGATGCGGTGGTCAGTAACGCCTATGTATCAGAAACGGAGGATCCAGTTTTTCGAGTACTGGGTGATTTTTCCGAGCCACTCGAAAAAGGTAGACTCCCCCCAGAAATCCGATCGGAATTCGAGAGACATAACCTTACACTTACGGGCGCTTACGTAGCTGCGCATATCGGCAATCGTTGGAGCCTCCAAGACATCGAAGGGAATCCACGGTATACCCTTGTGCAAAAAATACCTAATGCCCCTCTGGCGAGGTTTGAAACCTCGCCAGCAGAATCTGGTCAATCTGTGCCGTATCTTGAGGTTTATGAACACGGGGTGCTATATCTCACTGTGGATACAGAGGGTGAACAGGTCGTGTTCGGTAAATTCTATTTCTTAGGGGACACAGACGTTGTAGAACAGCGCGTGTTTGAACGGGAAATTGCGCACCTGGAGGGCACACTTTGGACATCAGAGAAGTTAAGTAACGTCTTGCAAAATCTCTACAACTTGGGGCTTTTTCGCAGCGTCCAGTATGAACGTTTCTCACAACGCACCCGAAGCATAAGGACACCACAATCATCCGGGGTTACAAATTCCCCTAACCTCCGTCTCAGGAAAATCAACGATGTTTTAATTACGGTCGAAAAACAGAAACCAAGGACCTATAGTGTAAGTAGTGGTTATAGTTTCGCAGAAGGGGTCCGCGGAACAGTGGTGTTAACGGATAGCAATTTCCTCTTTAAGCGGAACATCCGAGGACGTGTGCGCAGCAGATTGGGATGGCGAGACGAGTTAGGGTATCTTTTTGATGCAACGCTCACCGAACCGTGGTTGATTGGACGGACGCGCGGAAGCCTGCAGGTATTAGCCAAGAAGTTAGAAGTAGACGATAACGTTCGTGCTCTTCAAGGAAGTTTTATCCTCAGCAGAGATTTGTCCGAATCCCATCACCTCGATCTAAGATATAGTTACCGCGACTTGAACCAGCCAGTTTTACCGATCCAAAATGCCCCTGTAGGCGCGAGCTCCAGCTCGCGAATTCCACTCCCTGATGGACAGAATCCTTTCAGCACAACCGTGAGTAGTGTTCGGTTATCTTGGACGTATGACAGTCGTGTGCGTTATTTGAACCCTACGGGGGGTATGCTGAACGATCTTACGCTTGAATATGCAGGCGGAAACCTCTTGCGAGGCGAAACCAGTTTTATCAAGACGACGACGGATACCCGATATTACCAAGAACTCATCGGTGGACTTGTGTTAGCAACCGCTGTCCGATTCGGTGTTACGACCGGATTACGCTCGAACCGTCGCGCAGAATTGATTTCCTTTGAGCGGTTTTGGGCAGGTGGCGGAACAACGGTTCGCGGTTACGCAGAACGGTCTCTCGGACCTGAAGATAGCACAGGCATCCATCGCGGCGATGTGCAATTCATCTTTAACGCGGAACTCCGCTTCCCAATCTATTGGATCGTTCGGGGCGCGTTCTTTTTTGATACTGGCAATGTCTGGGGATCATTAGAGGATGTTGATACGACGCAACCGCTGCCTTCCTCTGTAGGGGCTGGACTGTACTTGGACCTCGGTGCCCTCACAGCGGGAATCGATTATGCGATCCCACTCGTGTCCGCACAGGGGGCATTAGATCCTTACAGAGCTTTCCACGTGCGTATTGGCAGTACGTTTTGA
- a CDS encoding ABC transporter permease codes for MILKKINIQWLATPALILVSAFVTNAIIMLLCHYNPLEAYQAAVSGAFGNSRKFGETLVKSTPFLMTGLSVAMAFRCGIWNIGAEGQFLIGALTATWFGTKLAPIFPQTPWIAVPLCLGLATVAGGVWGLIPAVLKVARGVNEVISTIMLNYVALHLVSMMIDGGPLQEAAKRGPQSDRIAEWVFLPRILPPHRVHLGIVIAVVLAVILTFVLFRTAFGYQLRAVGEGAAAAEAAGISIVHNTLRVFFISGALAGLGGAIELTALTRRLFINFSPGYGYTAIAVALLAKLNPLVTVAAALLFGALTTGSYSMQREVGISDKVTLVMQATILLFVIGYSSIQLFRKRASSHSE; via the coding sequence ATGATATTAAAGAAAATCAATATTCAATGGCTCGCAACACCTGCTCTCATCCTCGTGAGCGCGTTTGTTACAAACGCTATCATTATGTTGCTCTGTCACTATAACCCACTGGAGGCTTACCAAGCCGCGGTGAGTGGTGCCTTTGGTAATAGTCGAAAATTCGGGGAGACATTGGTAAAGAGCACGCCGTTTCTAATGACAGGGCTTTCGGTTGCGATGGCGTTTCGGTGTGGGATTTGGAACATCGGTGCTGAGGGACAATTTTTAATAGGTGCGCTAACGGCGACATGGTTTGGGACGAAACTCGCTCCAATTTTCCCCCAAACCCCGTGGATTGCAGTGCCGTTGTGCCTCGGGCTTGCTACGGTTGCGGGTGGCGTATGGGGACTAATTCCTGCGGTTCTCAAAGTGGCGCGCGGGGTCAACGAGGTTATCAGCACCATTATGTTGAACTACGTCGCGCTGCATCTGGTGAGTATGATGATAGATGGGGGTCCGTTGCAGGAGGCAGCCAAACGGGGTCCGCAGAGCGATCGAATTGCCGAATGGGTGTTCCTGCCTCGTATTCTCCCGCCGCATCGGGTACATCTCGGCATTGTTATCGCTGTCGTATTGGCAGTTATTCTCACGTTTGTCCTCTTTCGGACGGCGTTTGGGTATCAACTCCGCGCCGTAGGAGAAGGTGCGGCTGCAGCGGAGGCGGCGGGGATATCGATTGTACACAACACCCTCCGTGTCTTTTTCATCAGTGGTGCGCTTGCAGGACTTGGCGGCGCAATTGAGCTGACAGCACTGACCCGTCGGTTGTTCATCAATTTTTCACCCGGATACGGCTACACTGCGATCGCTGTCGCCTTGTTAGCAAAACTGAATCCGTTGGTGACGGTTGCTGCTGCATTGTTGTTTGGCGCGCTGACGACCGGTTCCTACAGCATGCAGCGGGAGGTAGGCATCTCCGATAAGGTGACATTGGTCATGCAAGCGACGATTCTACTGTTTGTCATCGGTTATAGTTCTATCCAACTTTTCCGTAAGCGTGCATCTTCTCATTCCGAGTAG
- a CDS encoding ABC transporter ATP-binding protein: MTENILELRNVTKTFGDFVAVDSVDFELQAGEIHAILGENGAGKSTLMNLIYGLYQPSSGRIYVTDRENWRRRLRAKSPRDAIANGIGMVHQHFMLVENLTVAENIALALGQLRSGPRGSASANGDSARLGNIASRGLGKFRFKKEDAIRITEELSEQFGLAVDPTALVRTLSVGLKQRVEILKALAVDARILILDEPTAVLSPQEVEGFFTILRKLQADGRAIIFISHKMKEVLSISDRITVLRRGKKVYLGPTGELTARELAREMIGEDISDVERSTRPHLEEDPPENVLQLSNLTVLGSRNEVAVSDVSMETRRGEIVGIAGVDGNGQRELAEVIMGLRPSASGTIGILGANPKGIKAVRQRGVGYIPEDRQTTGVIAAFSVTENLLLNVTHLQNIAQWNILNQKQKRETAEHLIADYDIRPPIADIPASSLSGGNQQKIVLAREISLHPDLLIAVNPTRGLDVNAAHYVHENLLAQRHGKKSVLLISTELDEVLLLSDRLYVMSRGKLIEATAQRNDIETLGLLMTGEPHTEE, encoded by the coding sequence ATGACAGAAAATATTCTTGAACTTCGGAACGTTACGAAAACCTTCGGCGATTTTGTCGCTGTTGACAGTGTTGATTTTGAGTTGCAAGCCGGTGAAATCCACGCGATTTTAGGAGAGAATGGCGCGGGAAAATCCACGCTCATGAATCTCATCTATGGACTTTACCAACCGTCGTCGGGACGCATCTATGTTACCGATCGCGAAAACTGGCGGCGTAGGTTACGTGCAAAGTCACCACGTGATGCGATTGCGAACGGTATCGGCATGGTGCATCAGCACTTTATGCTGGTCGAAAATCTAACGGTCGCCGAGAATATAGCCTTGGCTCTTGGGCAATTGCGCTCGGGACCACGCGGAAGTGCGTCTGCAAACGGTGATTCAGCGAGGTTAGGAAACATCGCCAGCCGGGGGTTGGGGAAATTCCGCTTTAAGAAAGAGGACGCGATACGTATTACTGAAGAACTCTCGGAACAGTTTGGACTTGCCGTTGATCCAACGGCACTGGTTCGGACGCTCTCAGTCGGCTTAAAACAACGTGTAGAGATTCTGAAGGCACTCGCCGTTGATGCCCGGATTCTGATCCTTGATGAACCCACCGCTGTTCTGAGTCCACAGGAGGTAGAGGGTTTCTTCACGATTCTGCGCAAACTCCAAGCCGACGGTCGCGCGATTATCTTCATTAGCCACAAAATGAAAGAGGTCTTGAGCATCAGCGATAGAATTACCGTTTTGAGGCGTGGCAAGAAAGTTTATCTCGGTCCAACAGGGGAACTGACTGCCCGCGAACTCGCAAGGGAGATGATTGGAGAAGATATCAGCGACGTTGAACGCTCAACGCGTCCACACCTCGAAGAGGATCCTCCAGAGAACGTCCTACAACTCTCAAACCTGACAGTTCTCGGCAGTCGAAACGAGGTCGCAGTGTCAGATGTCTCTATGGAGACCCGTCGCGGTGAAATCGTTGGAATCGCAGGCGTGGATGGAAATGGACAGCGTGAACTTGCCGAGGTCATCATGGGATTACGACCCAGTGCTTCTGGGACAATAGGCATTTTGGGTGCCAATCCAAAAGGGATCAAGGCAGTGCGACAGCGCGGGGTTGGCTATATCCCTGAAGATAGACAGACAACCGGGGTCATCGCAGCATTTTCGGTTACGGAAAATCTCTTGTTGAACGTGACCCACCTACAAAACATAGCGCAGTGGAATATACTTAACCAAAAGCAGAAACGGGAGACCGCAGAACATCTCATTGCTGACTACGACATCCGGCCACCTATCGCTGATATTCCTGCGTCTTCACTCTCCGGGGGCAATCAACAAAAAATCGTCCTCGCCCGAGAAATCTCGCTTCACCCCGACCTCCTTATTGCTGTGAACCCCACACGCGGTTTAGATGTCAACGCCGCTCACTATGTACATGAGAATTTGTTGGCACAACGCCACGGAAAAAAATCTGTCCTGTTAATTTCAACAGAGTTAGATGAGGTGTTATTGTTGAGTGATCGACTCTATGTCATGTCGAGGGGCAAGTTAATCGAGGCGACAGCGCAACGCAACGACATTGAGACACTCGGATTGTTAATGACAGGGGAGCCCCACACCGAGGAATAG
- a CDS encoding PmoA family protein has translation MKNNFEVKINAKTHLVVQSDTGRCLGGVGANFYRPFVFPFYTPAGHTVVQEFAFDHPFHNGIFVGQGPVQVGTREAGFWASPPRRSFTDKVFEKLGRMDTQKEIDITPHADGVQFVQNVIWRDENEEPLIDEIRTVNLFALADATVCDMTSEKIASYGAATYPQTKFGSIGIRVEPRLLPVMGGIVFGDNGRKGGVEVVHEGESDFVAYQNVLPGHGEFGVFMSILNEGIRGPWFIRDYGMALYNPTWTGSVSTPAGERWTVSLRVIAYDGELTSPRASQWIQ, from the coding sequence ATGAAAAACAATTTTGAAGTCAAAATAAATGCAAAAACCCATTTAGTTGTCCAAAGTGACACAGGTCGTTGTTTAGGCGGTGTCGGTGCAAATTTTTATCGACCCTTCGTGTTCCCGTTCTATACGCCAGCAGGACATACCGTTGTTCAGGAGTTCGCCTTCGATCATCCGTTCCATAACGGTATTTTTGTTGGACAGGGACCGGTGCAGGTCGGCACCAGAGAGGCCGGTTTTTGGGCATCTCCACCGCGCCGCTCTTTTACAGACAAAGTCTTTGAAAAATTGGGGCGGATGGATACGCAGAAAGAGATTGACATTACTCCACATGCCGATGGCGTGCAGTTCGTTCAAAACGTTATCTGGCGAGACGAAAACGAAGAACCCTTAATTGACGAAATTCGCACTGTCAATCTTTTCGCACTTGCTGATGCCACCGTCTGCGATATGACGAGCGAAAAAATTGCGTCTTACGGTGCTGCGACCTATCCGCAGACGAAGTTCGGAAGCATCGGGATCCGCGTTGAACCGAGGCTGTTGCCTGTCATGGGTGGTATCGTGTTCGGTGACAACGGACGCAAAGGGGGTGTCGAGGTCGTTCACGAAGGCGAATCCGATTTCGTTGCCTATCAGAATGTATTGCCCGGACATGGGGAGTTTGGTGTGTTTATGAGCATCCTTAATGAAGGCATTCGGGGTCCGTGGTTTATTCGGGATTATGGAATGGCGCTCTATAATCCAACGTGGACAGGTTCCGTATCAACACCGGCGGGTGAGCGTTGGACAGTTTCACTTCGGGTCATCGCTTACGATGGAGAATTGACATCGCCAAGAGCCTCACAGTGGATACAATAG